One stretch of Miscanthus floridulus cultivar M001 chromosome 18, ASM1932011v1, whole genome shotgun sequence DNA includes these proteins:
- the LOC136524487 gene encoding predicted GPI-anchored protein 58, protein MLTNQDISTCDTRAARAPALPAPPTPPRRQAAHAPAPPSPDRLHYPCAARAPDCPRYPRRPLARATMMPGRPRARAARAALPPTRPPATGPPLPPRAAALPRAMNRPPQPLPAPHADACPRPRQPPPPRPRVAKRGQLAHAGLPTSVGGGGEEEEEEG, encoded by the coding sequence atgcttacaaaccaggacatctctacatgtgacaCTCGTGCCGCCCGTGCTCCCGCGCTGCCCGCGCCGCCCACGCCACCGCGACGCCAGGCCGCCCATGCGCCCGCGCCGCCATCGCCCGATCGCCTGCACTACCCGTGCGCCGCCCGGGCGCCCGACTGCCCGCGCTACCCACGCCGCCCGCTTGCCCGCGCCACCATGATGCCAGGCCGCCCGCGTGCCCGCGCTGCCCGCGCCGCCCtgccgcccacgcgcccgccagCCACCGGGCCACCTCtgccgccgcgcgccgccgcccttCCCCGCGCCATGAATCGCCCGCCGCAGCCCCTCCCCGCGCCGCACGCCGACGCCTGCCCCCGGCCCCGCCAGCCCCCACCCCCGCGCCCGCGTGTGGCCAAGCGTGGCCAGCTCGCCCACGCCGGCCTGCCAACGTCGgtgggtggaggaggggaggaggaggaggaggaggggtag